The following are encoded in a window of Colletotrichum lupini chromosome 3, complete sequence genomic DNA:
- a CDS encoding 3-beta hydroxysteroid dehydrogenase/isomerase, which produces MSAKPTTPPNLGKVLVVGGNGFLGHHVVNQLLAGDRWAVASVDVVDLRCANNRNPKANYHEADITDVDKIKSLFENVKPDVVVHTASPAPQGDSAIAKDLFRKVNVDGTASIIAACQAASVKALVYTSSASIISDNATDLINADERWPVIRGELQTEYYSETKAAAEELVLEANRQDPYPLLTSAIRPAGIFGEGDTMVTHQMVKIYREGKTGVQLGDNDNLFDFTYVGNVAHAHLLAARLLLATAASSITPLDHEKVDGEAFLVTNDSPIYFWDFARAIWRAAGSDKGTDHAWKISREFGIALGFCSEIFFAIIGKPPIFNRQRCIYSCMTRYYNISKAKRLLGYRPIVGLDDGIKRGVQWFLDQEKAGKVSVKA; this is translated from the exons ATGTCTGCAAAGCCCACCACGCCCCCCAACCTGGGCAAGgtcctcgtcgtcggcggCAACGGCTTCCTCGGCCACCACGTGGTCAACCAACTCCTGGCCGGCGACCGCTGGGCCGTCGCATCCGTCGACGTTGTAGATCTCCGCTGCGCCAACAACCGCAACCCCAAAGCCAACTACCACGAGGCGGACATCACCGACGTAGACAAGATCAAGTCCCTCTTCGAGAACGTTAAACCCGACGTCGTCGTCCACACCGCCTCTCCCGCGCCCCAGGGCGACAGCGCCATCGCAAAGGATCTCTTCCGCAAGGTCAACGTCGACGGCACCGCTTCCATCATCGCTGCCTGCCAGGCCGCCTCCGTAAAGGCTCTCGTCTACACGTCTTCCGCGAGTATCATTAGCGACAATGCCACCGACCTCATCAATGCCGACGAGCGTTGGCCCGTCATCCGCGGCGAACTGCAGACGGAGTATTACTCCGAGACCAAG GCCGCCGCAGAAGAATTGGTCCTCGAGGCAAACCGCCAAGACCCCTACCCCCTCCTCACATCCGCCATCCGCCCCGCGGGCATCTTCGGCGAGGGCGACACCATGGTGACGCACCAAATGGTCAAGATCTACCGCGAGGGCAAGACGGGCGTGCAGCTCGGCGACAACGACAACCTCTTCGACTTCACCTACGTCGGCAACGTCGCCCACGCCCACCTCCTCGCCgcccgcctcctcctcgcgACCGCCGCCTCCTCCATCACGCCCCTCGACCACGAAAAGGTCGACGGCGAGGCCTTCCTCGTCACAAACGACAGCCCCATCTACTTTTGGGATTTCGCCCGCGCAATCTGGCGCGCCGCCGGCTCCGACAAGGGCACCGACCACGCCTGGAAGATCTCCCGCGAGTTCGGCATCGCGCTGGGCTTCTGCTCCGAAATCTTCTTCGCCATCATCGGCAAGCCGCCCATCTTCAACCGCCAGCGCTGCATCTACAGCTGCATGACGCGCTACTACAACATCAGCAAGGCCAAGCGCCTCCTCGGGTACCGACCCATTGTCGGCCTTGACGACGGCATCAAGAGGGGCGTGCAGTGGTTCCTCGACCAGGAGAAGGCTGGCAAGGTGAGCGTCAAGGCATGA
- a CDS encoding RhoGAP domain-containing protein, whose translation MASDYDHGAPDDRLQAHPAATPMEPGYPGDGVWQNGGRRTPERNYRSQQPSRSPGPRTPGREGDSRRSGERSRSKGRGGGRSASGQQRTCKKCGEPLTGQFVRALDGTFHLDCFKCRDCGQIVASKFFPVDDEGGEGQYPLCETDYFRRLGLLCFQCGGALRGSYITALDRKYHVDHFTCSLCPTVFGAQDSYYEHDGNVYCHYHYSTQFAQRCNGCQTAILKQFVEIYRNGQNQHWHPECYMIHKFWNVRLTQPSDPSELPQETDDPAMRDIIREEEERMEEKVYRIWSVLSTFEESSAACISDMLLHVSNGAYVDGVLVAKKFIWHVEILFQSADRLDYSMDQLKLKGLSYGREAKLLCKKIVSFFSLLSKTQDTGARKLGVTQELLSLVTGLAHYLKLLIRICLQGALRLEKESKSSDGIYQFLDDLSELDSVKPDDNTLQAIAGNSRLSAKDSDHCALCNKSVEDECAKNSDRRWHIACVSCSRCTRDIGRKLEDARYNAFDKKIYCNNCIGANGDDMPPFEHVTKLQQYVFLLKVALARLLDILRSNGALPRQNDDQNSDGYGPGEGARTLAPGEAPYLNSDNRSKSYAGDQREHNRESSYENTLNDVRRLRSTRLDKHLSSSFRKARTSRIMDGPEGRSVRPGSAGEDLGRADGDLHILEERRGPNDEGTTDKMFNHQDALTLDDIPRIVAAEQVKEQQYKPNRQELFRSPATDPMGHQRSQSAGREAELRMGDAMPQRLGRKYFSELSGLEYFIVRHLAVLTLAPAVENEFPLEELLSFIESRKQPTFWKNLGKAFKNDRPKNVKKKGIFGVPLDVIIDKDGAESTDGVGPGTLKIPAIIDDLISSMRKMDLSVEGVFRKNGNIKKLSELCERIDREGCDSISFMDQPVVQVAALLKRYLRELPDPLLTFKLQKLWISVAKIQDDAKRKSYLHLICCLLPKAHRDCLEILFCFLKWAGSFHQVDEEAGSRMDIKNLATVIAPNILYNSNKAPALDSDPMFAIVAVNDMITSIEEMCLVPDELMEMVNDPFVFGNTADLTTKDILKRYQDRMGQRPGLGEVNEVFNRPDNSSRPPPRRVETDPALWQQQESSVRTVQEPPMPIPPFNQPNPGTPPQRWRPHEENGHPSPYGGSQYEHSDTEGPSEAQKREWRQSGGVWGRQNSGVGVGGNT comes from the exons ATGGCGTCGGATTACGATCATGGGGCGCCGGACGACCGCTTGCAAGCCCACCCCGCCGCCACCCCTATGGAACCTGGTTATCCCGGTGATGGAGTCTGGCAGAACGGAGGAAGGAGAACTCCCGAAAGAAATTACCGCTCACAACAGCCCTCACGTTCACCCGGTCCCAGAACACCTGGTCGAGAGGGCGACTCAAGGCGGAGCGGTGAACGCAGTAGATCCAAAGGAAGAGGAGGTGGGCGGTCAGCCAGCGGTCAACAGAGGACCTGCAAGAAGTGTGGAGAGCCTCTCACCGGCCAATTCGTTCGCGCACTGGACGGAACCTTTCACTTGGATTGCTTCAAGTGTCGT GATTGCGGCCAGATTGTAGCCTCCAAGTTCTTCCCCGTCGATGATGAAGGTGGTGAAGGACAGTATCCTCTGTGCGAGACAGACTACTTCCGCCGGCTGGGTTTGCTTTGTTTCCAGTGCGGCGGCGCCCTTCGAGGCTCCTACATCACCGCTCTCGACCGAAAGTATCACGTCGACCATTTCACATGCTCCCTGTGTCCCACGGTCTTTGGCGCGCAGGACAGCTACTACGAGCACGATGGCAACGTGTATTGTCACTACCACTACTCTACGCAGTTTGCGCAAAGATGCAATGGCTGCCAGACTGCAATCCTCAAGCAGTTTGTGGAAATTTACAGGAACGGCCAGAACCAGCACTGGCATCCCGAGTGTTACATGATCCACAAGTTTTGGAACGTGCGACTTACGCAGCCGAGTGACCCCTCCGAATTACCTCAGGAGACCGACGACCCCGCGATGCGCGACATCATTagagaggaggaagagcgCATGGAGGAGAAGGTCTACCGTATTTGGAGCGTCCTGTCAACTTTCGAGGAGTCGTCCGCAGCATGCATCTCCGATATGCTCCTCCACGTGAGCAACGGCGCCTATGTCGACGGTGTGCTGGTCGCCAAGAAGTTCATCTGGCACGTTGAGATCTTGTTCCAGTCTGCTGATCGCCTGGACTACTCCATGGATCAACTGAAGCTCAAGG GATTGTCGTACGGTCGTGAGGCCAAGCTTCTGTGCAAAAAGATAGTATCTTTCTTCTCGCTGCTGTCCAAGACCCAGGACACGGGAGCCCGCAAGCTTGGCGTCACTCAGGAGTTATTGTCCCTAGTCACAGGTCTTGCTCACTATCTCAAGCTTCTCATTCGAATCTGTCTGCAGGGAGCGTTACGCCTTGAGAAGGAGTCTAAGAGCTCCGACGGCATTTATCAGTTCCTGGATGACCTGAGCGAACTGGACAGCGTAAAGCCCGACGACAACACTCTACAGGCTATTGCGGGCAACTCGCGCCTTTCGGCGAAGGATTCTGATCACTGTGCACTCTGCAATAAGTCTGTCGAAGACGAGTGCGCAAAGAACTCCGACCGGCGATGGCACATTGCCTGCGTCAGCTGCTCACGTTGCACAAGAGACATCGGTCGCAAGCTGGAAGATGCTCGCTACAATGCCTTTGACAAGAAGATCTACTGCAACAACTGCATCGGCGCCAACGGTGATGATATGCCGCCTTTTGAGCATGTCACCAAGCTCCAGCAGTACGTTTTCTTGTTGAAGGTGGCGCTCGCGCGGTTGTTGGACATCCTGCGAAGCAATGGCGCTTTGCCTCGGCAAAACGATGACCAGAACTCGGATGGTTATGGTCCAGGCGAGGGTGCCCGAACTTTGGCTCCCGGAGAAGCACCCTACCTAAACTCAGACAACCGCTCGAAGTCGTACGCTGGAGATCAACGGGAGCACAATCGCGAGTCTTCCTACGAGAACACGCTGAATGATGTTCGCCGATTGAGAAGTACTCGTCTCGACAAGCATTTGTCTTCAAGCTTTCGCAAGGCCAGAACGTCGCGCATCATGGACGGGCCTGAGGGACGTAGCGTTCGCCCAGGATCCGCGGGCGAGGACTTAGGCCGCGCTGATGGGGACCTCCATATTCTCGAGGAACGAAGAGGCCCAAACGACGAAGGCACAACGGACAAAATGTTCAACCACCAAGACGCTCTGACGCTGGATGATATCCCGCGAATCGTTGCTGCCGAACAAGTCAAAGAGCAACAATATAAGCCCAACCGCCAGGAACTCTTCCGGTCCCCCGCAACCGACCCCATGGGACATCAAAGATCGCAGTCGGCAGGTAGAGAGGCTGAGTTGCGCATGGGCGATGCGATGCCTCAGCGTCTGGGACGGAAGTACTTTTCGGAGCTCTCGGGATTGGAGTACTTTATCGTGCGCCACCTGGCAGTCTTGACTCTGGCGCCTGCCGTTGAGAACGAATTCCCTCTGGAAGAGTTATTGAGCTTTATCGAGTCGAGAAAGCAGCCCACGTTCTGGAAAAACTTGGGCAAGGCCTTCAAGAACGACCGGCCGAAGAATGTCAAGAAGAAGGGCATTTTCGGAGTACCCTTGGACGTCATCATTGACAAGGATGGCGCCGAGTCAACAGACGGTGTAGGCCCCGGAACACTCAAGATTCCTGCAATTATTGACGACCTCATCTCATCCATGAGAAAAATGGATCTTTCCGTTGAGGGTGTTTTCCGAAAGAACGGCAACATCAAAAAGCTGTCTGAGCTCTGCGAAAGAATCGACCGGGAAGGCTGCGACAGCATTAGCTTCATGGACCAGCCTGTTGTACAGGTTGCCGCTTTGTTGAAGCGCTATTTGCGTGAGCTGCCCGATCCACTCTTGACTTTCAAGCTCCAGAAGCTCTGGATTTCTGTCGCCAAGATTCAGGACGATGCAAAGCGCAAGTCGTATCTGCACCTCATCTGCTGTCTCTTGCCCAAGGCTCACCGAGACTGCTTGGAGATTCTGTTCTGCTTTTTGAAGTGGGCCGGATCCTTCCATCAAGTGGATGAGGAAGCCGGATCTAGGATGGACATCAAGAATCTGGCAACCGTTATTGCACCGAACATTCTTTACAACAGCAACAAAGCGCCCGCACTGGACAGCGACCCCATGTTCGCCATTGTCGCCGTGAACGATATGATCACGTCTATCGAAGAAATGTGCCTG GTTCCCGACGAGCTTATGGAAATGGTCAACGATCCATTCGTGTTTGGCAACACTGCCGATCTCACTACAAAGGACATCCTCAAGCGTTACCAGGACCGCATGGGTCAAAGACCAGGGTTGGGCGAAGTTAATGAGGTCTTTAACAGACCAGATAACTCATCCCGGCCCCCTCCCCGAAGGGTTGAGACTGACCCCGCTCTGTGGCAACAACAAGAGAGCAGCGTTCGCACTGTGCAGGAACCGCCCATGCCCATTCCTCCTTTCAACCAACCCAATCCTGGTACACCACCCCAAAGATGGCGGCCACATGAAGAAAATGGCCACCCTTCACCCTATGGTGGAAGCCAGTATGAGCATTCAGACACCGAAGGCCCTTCGGAAGCTCAAAAGAGAGAATGGCGCCAGTCGGGTGGGGTTTGGGGAAGACAGAACAGCGGTGTTGGCGTAGGTGGAAACACATAA